In Archangium violaceum, the following are encoded in one genomic region:
- a CDS encoding GNAT family N-acetyltransferase, translated as MNSRWTVGIVRETRGFLALRDEWRRLYGSVRARVFNTWEWLFGWHLHFGRERRLFILTARDETGGLVGVLPLSIEEQRWAGGRLRWLRFLGDEAVGSDYLDAILRPGDEPAIAGALVDALASTWREWDILELADMEETSPLVALLRARCEARGWHLESTGRNRCPYEAFEVGESFDTLLARVPRADNYLRRRKWLERQKGFAITKAEDPEALALALPEFFRLHALRWGARSSLDAPDVQEFHRAVVPLLAAEGKVRVYLLSVEGRAVASVYALLHGRTFSYYNAGYDPEWKARSVGLVLVGETFRDALAEGFSEYDFLRGVEAYKSDWTRGLRTTVRLRITRPASLGDWVVRAQALEQTARGVLRDALPGEVLTRLRRLRSRGQEVPVR; from the coding sequence GGGCGCGCGTCTTCAACACCTGGGAATGGCTCTTCGGCTGGCACCTCCACTTCGGCAGGGAGCGGCGGCTCTTCATCCTCACGGCACGGGACGAGACGGGCGGGCTCGTCGGAGTGCTGCCGCTCTCCATCGAGGAGCAGCGGTGGGCAGGTGGCCGCCTCCGGTGGCTCCGGTTCCTGGGGGATGAGGCCGTGGGCAGCGACTACCTGGATGCCATCCTCCGGCCCGGGGATGAGCCGGCCATCGCCGGGGCGCTGGTGGATGCGCTCGCGAGCACCTGGCGCGAGTGGGACATCCTGGAGCTGGCCGACATGGAGGAGACGTCTCCCCTCGTGGCGCTCCTGAGAGCGCGCTGCGAGGCTCGAGGGTGGCACCTGGAGAGCACCGGGCGGAACCGCTGTCCGTACGAGGCTTTCGAGGTGGGCGAGAGCTTCGACACCCTGCTGGCCCGGGTGCCCCGGGCCGACAACTACCTGCGCCGTCGCAAGTGGCTCGAACGCCAGAAGGGCTTCGCCATCACGAAGGCGGAGGACCCCGAGGCGCTCGCCCTCGCGCTGCCCGAGTTCTTCCGGTTGCATGCCCTGCGTTGGGGAGCGCGCAGCTCGCTCGATGCGCCAGACGTCCAGGAGTTCCACCGTGCGGTGGTGCCGCTCCTGGCGGCGGAGGGAAAGGTCCGCGTCTACCTGCTGTCCGTGGAGGGCAGGGCGGTGGCATCGGTCTACGCCCTGCTGCACGGGCGCACCTTCAGTTATTACAACGCGGGATATGACCCCGAGTGGAAGGCGCGGAGCGTGGGGCTCGTCCTCGTGGGCGAGACGTTCCGCGATGCGCTGGCCGAGGGCTTTTCCGAGTACGACTTCCTGCGCGGTGTCGAGGCGTACAAGTCGGACTGGACGCGGGGGCTCCGGACGACGGTGCGGCTGCGCATCACCCGGCCGGCGAGCCTCGGCGATTGGGTCGTGCGTGCCCAGGCGCTCGAACAGACGGCCCGAGGCGTGCTCCGGGATGCGCTCCCCGGGGAGGTGCTCACACGCCTCCGGCGGTTGCGGTCGCGGGGTCAGGAGGTACCGGTGAGGTGA